The following nucleotide sequence is from Halomonas chromatireducens.
TGGTCCGGCTCGTGGCCGACGCGGTTGGCCACGATCACGGGCAGGCCATTGGCCACGCCGTGGCTGCGCTGGATCAGCGTCCAGGCTTCCTTCTGGCGCGCCTTCTCGCCGTTATCGTCTGAGGGGCACCAGCCGATCGCGGTGGGGTAGAGCAGCAGCTCCGCCCCGGCCAGCGCCATCAGCCGCGCCGCTTCCGGGTACCACTGGTCCCAGCACACCAGGAGCCCCAGTCGGCCAACCGAAGTGTCGATGGGCTGGAAACCCTGTTTGCGGCTGTCGTCCTGATCCCCCGGGGCGAAATAAAACTTCTCGTAGAAGCCCGGATCGTCGGGGATGTGCATCTTGCGGTAGTAGCCGACCTGGCCACGGCTGCGGTCGTAGACCACGGCCGTGTTGTGGTAGAGCCCGGGAGCGCGGCGCTCGAACAGGGAACCTACCAGCACGATATCGAGCTCGGCGGCGAGTGCGGCCAGGCGAGTGCCGGTGGGGCCGTCCAGCGGCTCGGCCAGGTCGAACAGCGTCGTATCTTCGTACTGACAGAAGTAGTGCGTGGCGTGCAGCTCCTGAAGCATGACCAGCTCGGCGCCCGCGGCCGCCAGCTCGCGCACGCCGGCCTCGCTCTCGGCGAGACTTCTGCTCTTGTCGGGCCACGCGGGCTGCTGGACAAGGCCGATCTTGAGATGACGGGACATGATGCAAACTCTCCTCGTGTGTCAACGCTCTAGGCTTAATCTAAAGGCTATCGCAGATGGCGACCACCGCTCGGGTTGGCCTTGCGTCAAGTCTTCGAGGAGGCGCTGCGAACACTTCCTGTACGCAACCGACGCCTTCCATGACGTAGGACCGCCTCGACGACTTGACTCTGGCACCCTGCGTTTCGTGCCTTGCAACATCCCAAGGCATGAGCGTCGCCTTTGATTCAGGTGTGTGTCGCCAGGCTGCCCCGAGGGAGCTGCATGGTCAGACAGTGCAGGCTGCCGTGCTGTCGGATCACGCTGGTACAGTCGATCGGCACGATGTCGCGGCCGGGAAAGGCATCTCCCAGGGCAACGAGCGCCCGGCTGTCGGCGGCATCGCCGTAGGTGGGTACCAGCACTGCACCGTTGATGATAACGAAGTTGGCATAGGTGGCCGGCAGGCGATGTCCATCGACTGGATCGAAGCAGGGCCGCGGCCAGGGCAGCGGCACCAGGCGATAGGGCTCGCCATTGGCACGCCTGAATGTCTGCAGTTCGGCCTCCATGGCGGCCAGGGCCGGATAGTGCGGGTCGGCTTCGTCATCGCAGCGAACGTAGGCAATGGTGGTCGGGTCGCAGAAACGGGCCAGGGTATCGATATGGCTGTCGGTGTCGTCACCATCCAGATGGCCATTGGCCAGCCATAGCACACGCTCTATGCCAAAATCGGCGGTGAGCATGGCTTCCACGGCCTCTCGGTCGAGCTGCGGATTGCGATTGGGGTTGAGCAGGCAGGCCTCTGTGGTGAGCAGGGTGCCTTCGCCGTCGGTCTCGATGGCGCCGCCTTCAAGAATGACGTCCCGGCTTTCGGCCGCACAGGCGTAGATGCCTGCGTCGGCCAGACGCTGAGTCAGTCCGTTGTCGCGCTCGGCCTCGAACTTGCCGCCCCAGCCGTTAAAGATATAGTCGAGCAGCGCGGGACTACCGTCGCGCTCGATGCCGATGGGGCCATGGTCTCGGGTCCAGGTGTCATCGGCCGGGGCGACGATCAGGTGCAATCGCTCGGCAGGAACGCCGAGGTAGGCGAAGCGACGCCGCAGGTGGTGGCGTGTCGCGGTCGATGGCACGCTGATCACGACGGACTGGTAGCGCGCGACTGCCACCACGATGTTTTCCATCGTGGCCTCGATGCGCTCGAGTAGTGGCGCCCAATCGCTGGTAGCGCTGGGCCAGGTGAGCTGGATGGCGTCCTGAGGGTGCCATTCGGGAAGCAGGCGGTTGGCCATGGTGGGAGCCTCTGGTTTGCGTCTCGTCGTCCGGCGTCCTATCGCCGAGTCGGCGCAATGTAGGCCCAGCCGGGTAATGTTGCAAGCATAGGGGAAACGTAATCCTACCCGGTGCAGTGGACGGCAAAAAACCGTACCATGACCCCCCGCTGACAAGGAACGCTCATCATGCTCGACCGCTTGCCACTGTTGATCGGATTGCGCTATGTGCGCGCCAAGCGCCGCAATCACTTCATCTCATTCATTTCATTGACCTCGATGCTGGGCCTGATGCTCGGCGTGGCGGTGCTGATACTCGTGTTGTCGGTGATGAACGGCTTCGATCACGAGCTGCGCACCCGCATCCTGGGCATGGTGCCCCATGCCAAGATCGAGTCGCGCGCCGGCCTGGTGGAGTGGGAGGCCTTGGCTGAAGAGCTGATGCAGCGCGAGCGGGTGATCGGTGCGGCACCCTTCGTTGAACAGCAGGGAATGTTCTCTTCGGCGGGTCGCAACGAGGGCGCCATGGTCAACGGTATCCACCCTGAATGGGAGGATCGCGTCTCGATTATCGGGCGGCACATGCAGCAGGGTAGCCTCGATGATCTAGCCCCCGGCGAATGGAATGTGGTGCTGGGCTCCCTGCTGGCCCGACATCTGGGCGTCGGGGTGGGCGACCGGGTTACACTGCTGGTGCCGGAGGCCTCGATCACCCCGGCGGGGGTCTTTCCACGCCTCAAGCGCTTCACGGTAAGCGGCATCTTCAGCGTTGGCGCCGATCTGGATGCCAACCTCGCCTATGCCAACATCGAGGACATGCAGACCCTTGCCCGCCTGGGCGATGCGGTAGGAGGGTTGCGTCTGGAGCTGGACGACCTCTTTGTCGCCGCCAGCGAGACCCGGGCCATCATCAATCAGCTCGGCACTGGCTATCGCGGTACCGACTGGACCTTCACCCACGGCAACCTGTTCCAGGCGATCCAGATGGAGAAGCGCATGATCGCGCTGCTGTTGACCGTTATCATTGCGGTGGCGGCCTTCAATATCGTCTCGACCCTGGTGATGGTGGTTACCGACAAGCACGCCGATATCGCCATCCTGCGAACCATCGGTGCTACGCCACGCTCGATCATGGGCATCTTCATGGTGCAGGGCATGGCGATCGGGGTCATCGGGATTGCCGTGGGCGTCGGGTTCGGCGTGCTGCTGGCGCTGACCATCTCGGACCTGATCGGCTGGGTGGAGTCGGCCCTGGGCATCAAGTTCCTCGACGCCGGGGTCTACTTCATCAGTGACCTGCCGTCACGCCTGCACTGGTCCGATGTGCGAGACATCGTTGCTGCCGCCTTCGGGCTGACGTTCCTGTCGACGATCTATCCGGCGTGGCGAGCGGCACGTGTCCAGCCTGCCGAGGTGCTGCGCTATGAATGATCCGGCCACCGTGAAGGAGAGCGCCATGACCCAGGCGGCGAACGCCAAGGGCAAGATAATGCTGGCATGCCATGACCTGACCCGCATTTATCGCGAAGGTCCCCAGGATGTCACCGTGCTTGAGGGGCTTGAGCTGGAAGTGCGGGCGGGAGAGCGGGTCGCCATCGTCGGCAGCTCGGGCTCCGGCAAGACGACGCTGCTGAACCTGTTGGGAGGCCTGGATCGGCCCAGCCGGGGAGAGGTACGCATCGCCGATGAATCACTGCTCGATCTTGGTGAGACGGCACTGGGTCGCTTTCGTAACCGGCATATCGGCTTCGTCTACCAGTTCCATCACCTCCTGGCAGAGTTCACTGCCCTGGAGAATGCCGCGCTGCCGTTGATCGTGAGTGGGCAGAGGAAGAAGGCGGCCGAGTCGCGGGCCCGGGAACTGCTGATCAGGGTAGGTATCGCCGAGCGAGCCGACCACAAGCCGGGGGAGCTCTCTGGCGGCGAGCGTCAGCGGGTTGCCATCGCCAGGGCGCTGGTTACCGATCCCAGCCTGGTGCTGATGGACGAGCCCACCGGCAACCTGGACCAGACCACGGCCGCCAGCATCCTGGCACTGATGGACGAGCTGGCCCGAACCACGGCCTGTGCTTTTGTCATCGTGACCCACGACCCTGCCATGGCTGCACACCAGGATCGCGTACTCAAGCTCGATGGCGGGCGTCTCACCGAGCAGCACGACCCTCTCTGATACTGACCCGAGCCCGGCCGCTGGCCGGGCTCAATCCTCCCTGTCCAGGCGCGCTTGGCGGCGTCTCATGGCGCGCAGCTTCCAGCTGCGTGAGACATGCCATCGCCAGACCAGCCTGATGATCACATTGCCCACGATAGCGAAGACGATAGCCGATACCACCGAGCCAAGCGCCAGGGCCGGCAGGATGTCGGCCATGCGGTCGGCGATCCAGCGGGTCGAAACTCTGGCCGGTGCCTCCCGGACTGGGGTATTCATCAGCCAGGCGCCCAGGCGATAATTGCCATAGAAAATCAACGGCATGGTGAGCGGATTGGTGATCCATACCAGCCCCACCGAGAGTGGCAGGGTGCAGCGCAACAGCCAGGCACCAAATGCCGCTACAACCATCTGGAAGGGAATCGGCAGCATGGCGCTGAAGAGCCCGACCGAGAAAGCGTTGGCCACGGTGCGACGTGACAGCGCCCAGAGGCCGGGGTCGCCGATGATATGGCTCACAAAACGCAGCGAGCGCTGGCGTCTGAGCGTTTCGGGGTGAGGCATGTAGCGCTGCAGGAATCTGCGCGGCATGACGGATTGGCTCGCTGCTTCGGGACCCGGCTATTATCCATGGAAGGGTGCTGTCTCGCCATGCCGTATGTGGGGATTGGCAGGAGGAAAGCGCCGATATGCCAGGGCTGGCCGGCTATTGTTCAGCGGCTCGCTCAGTGAATAGTCGGGGGGCGGGGATAAGGGCAAGGGAATGCGAATTGGCATGGCGTTGCCGGCAGCTTTAGCTGCCATGGCGGGTGTCGGTCTGGGTTGGTGGGCGCCTCAGGGCCTGGTGGAACTATGGTGCCTTGCGCTTTTGCTGCTGCTGGCCAGAGGCAACTGGCGAGGCTTGGGAGTGGTCCTGCTCGTGGCATTGACGGCGGGGCAGGTTCTCCTGGCCAAGGGGGGCGACCTGCCCTTGGGCCTGCTGCGTGTCGATCTGGCCTTGGAAGGGCGCTTGGAATCTGTCGAGGAAGAGGATCACTTGACGCGGTTGCTGGTGCGCGTCGAGGAGTGCCGTCCCCTGGCGGACGAGGGTCTGCCCTGCGATCGGCTGCGCCGAGTGCGTCTCAGCCACTACCAGGCCCCCGAGATGTCACCGGGAGAACGCTGGGCCCTGACCGTTCGGCTGCGCCCCCCCGGTGGCTTCGCCAACCCAGGCGCGTTCGACTACGGGGCCTGGCTGTGGCGCGAGGGGATTCAGGCCACCGGCTATGTACGCAGGGAACCACCGCCCGAACGTATTCAGCCGGCGGATGTTTCCCCGCGGCAGCTGGCACTGG
It contains:
- a CDS encoding DUF2062 domain-containing protein; the encoded protein is MPRRFLQRYMPHPETLRRQRSLRFVSHIIGDPGLWALSRRTVANAFSVGLFSAMLPIPFQMVVAAFGAWLLRCTLPLSVGLVWITNPLTMPLIFYGNYRLGAWLMNTPVREAPARVSTRWIADRMADILPALALGSVVSAIVFAIVGNVIIRLVWRWHVSRSWKLRAMRRRQARLDRED
- a CDS encoding ComEC/Rec2 family competence protein — translated: MALPAALAAMAGVGLGWWAPQGLVELWCLALLLLLARGNWRGLGVVLLVALTAGQVLLAKGGDLPLGLLRVDLALEGRLESVEEEDHLTRLLVRVEECRPLADEGLPCDRLRRVRLSHYQAPEMSPGERWALTVRLRPPGGFANPGAFDYGAWLWREGIQATGYVRREPPPERIQPADVSPRQLALAHLEA
- a CDS encoding carbon-nitrogen hydrolase, coding for MSRHLKIGLVQQPAWPDKSRSLAESEAGVRELAAAGAELVMLQELHATHYFCQYEDTTLFDLAEPLDGPTGTRLAALAAELDIVLVGSLFERRAPGLYHNTAVVYDRSRGQVGYYRKMHIPDDPGFYEKFYFAPGDQDDSRKQGFQPIDTSVGRLGLLVCWDQWYPEAARLMALAGAELLLYPTAIGWCPSDDNGEKARQKEAWTLIQRSHGVANGLPVIVANRVGHEPDQSGVGEGIDFWGGSFVAGPQGELLAHAGTEAERLLVTLDMSRGEDVRRIWPYLRDRRIDAYGDLTRRYRD
- a CDS encoding agmatine deiminase family protein, whose protein sequence is MANRLLPEWHPQDAIQLTWPSATSDWAPLLERIEATMENIVVAVARYQSVVISVPSTATRHHLRRRFAYLGVPAERLHLIVAPADDTWTRDHGPIGIERDGSPALLDYIFNGWGGKFEAERDNGLTQRLADAGIYACAAESRDVILEGGAIETDGEGTLLTTEACLLNPNRNPQLDREAVEAMLTADFGIERVLWLANGHLDGDDTDSHIDTLARFCDPTTIAYVRCDDEADPHYPALAAMEAELQTFRRANGEPYRLVPLPWPRPCFDPVDGHRLPATYANFVIINGAVLVPTYGDAADSRALVALGDAFPGRDIVPIDCTSVIRQHGSLHCLTMQLPRGSLATHT
- a CDS encoding lipoprotein-releasing ABC transporter permease subunit, with translation MLDRLPLLIGLRYVRAKRRNHFISFISLTSMLGLMLGVAVLILVLSVMNGFDHELRTRILGMVPHAKIESRAGLVEWEALAEELMQRERVIGAAPFVEQQGMFSSAGRNEGAMVNGIHPEWEDRVSIIGRHMQQGSLDDLAPGEWNVVLGSLLARHLGVGVGDRVTLLVPEASITPAGVFPRLKRFTVSGIFSVGADLDANLAYANIEDMQTLARLGDAVGGLRLELDDLFVAASETRAIINQLGTGYRGTDWTFTHGNLFQAIQMEKRMIALLLTVIIAVAAFNIVSTLVMVVTDKHADIAILRTIGATPRSIMGIFMVQGMAIGVIGIAVGVGFGVLLALTISDLIGWVESALGIKFLDAGVYFISDLPSRLHWSDVRDIVAAAFGLTFLSTIYPAWRAARVQPAEVLRYE